A single genomic interval of Juglans regia cultivar Chandler chromosome 1, Walnut 2.0, whole genome shotgun sequence harbors:
- the LOC108981057 gene encoding uncharacterized protein LOC108981057: MAPSTAWSVSHLYASSVLLRHHNHHALRPCRILVKQIYLFLSLSTQTPKSTMLKWSTAHPVPSVAASKASLELDHIQGKRGIWFCGAYQGYGFHEDGLKAGMAAAHSMLGKSCALLSDAK; the protein is encoded by the exons ATGGCTCCGAGCACTGCCTGGTCTGTCTCTCATCTCTATGCCTCCTCGGTCCTGCTCCGCCACCACAACCACCATGCTCTTCGTCCTTGTCG AATATTGGTGAAACAGATCTACCTTTTCTTGTCACTCTCAACCCAGACACCAAAAAGTACCATGCTTAAGTGGTCAACTGCTCATCCAGTCCCATCAGTTGCTGCATCAAAAGCTTCGCTTGAGCTTGATCATATCCAAGGGAAGAGAGGAATTTGGTTTTGTGGGGCATACCAAG GTTATGGTTTCCATGAGGATGGATTAAAG GCTGGCATGGCTGCTGCCCATAGTATGCTTGGAAAAAGTTGTGCTCTTTTGAGCGACGCAAAGTGA